A single region of the Raphanus sativus cultivar WK10039 chromosome 1, ASM80110v3, whole genome shotgun sequence genome encodes:
- the LOC108810406 gene encoding protein NLP4: protein MEDSFLQSENNTVMDTEFMDGLLLDGCWLETTDGSEFLNLTPPTPFDPSSFIWSPPQDTSAICTSGAVSQTYGQDCADEFQWNKRWWIGPGGGGSSVTERLVQAVEHIKDYTTERGSLIQLWVPVNRGGKRVLTTKEQPFSHDPMCQRLANYREISVNYHFSAEQDDSKALAGLPGRVFLGKLPEWTPDVRFFKSEEYPRVQHAQDCDVRGTLAIPVFEQGSKICLGVIEVVMTTEMVKLKPELESICRALQAVDLRSTELPVLPSLKGCDLSYKAALPEIRNLLRCACETHKLPLAQTWVSCLQQSKSGCRHNDENYIHCVSTIDDACYLGDPTVREFQEACSEHHLLKGQGVAGQAFLTNGPCFSPDVTNYKKSEYPLSHHANMFGLHGAVAIRLRCIHTGSADFVLEFFLPKDCDNLEEQRKMLNALSTIMAHVPRSLRTVTDKEMEEESEVMIEREEIVTPKIENNNNTPELLHHHPHQSLGMVFDGGEKPPHDGFGLKRGYDFARDADINESSTFTSGGFNSMAEKKRTKADKNITLDVLRQYFAGSLKDAAKSIGVCPTTLKRICRQHGIQRWPSRKIKKVGHSLQKIQRVIDSVEGVSGPLPIGSFYANFPNLASQEPPQQAKTTPPSPPHPPPPLQLSKSPVSQYSHSSSSSQCCSSETQLNSSAATAHPSQADAFKKVSSEVDLQSSVLTLSSLENIPQGQGTHLLSSSSQDDDSLRIKVSYGEEKIRFRMKNSRRLSDLLWEIGKRFSIEDMSRYDLKYLDEDSEWVLLTCDEDVEECVDVCRTTPSHTIKLLLHASASSHHFPERSSPTGYTLWQ, encoded by the exons ATGGAAGATAGTTTTCTTCAATCTGAAAACAACACTGTTATGGACACTGAGTTCATGGATGGATTGCTACTAGATGGTTGTTGGTTAGAGACAACAGACGGATCTGAGTTTCTCAACTTAACTCCTCCTACCCCTTTTGATCCATCTTCCTTCATCTGGTCTCCACCTCAAGATACATCTGCAATCTGCACATCAGGAGCTGTATCTCAAACCTACGGTCAAGATTGTGCAGATGAGTTTCAGTGGAACAAAAGGTGGTGGATAGGACCAGGAGGTGGTGGTTCTTCGGTCACCGAGAGACTGGTCCAAGCTGTCGAACACATTAAAGATTACACAACGGAGAGAGGCTCGCTTATACAGCTGTGGGTTCCTGTCAACAGAGGAGGCAAGAGAGTTTTGACCACAAAGGAACAACCGTTCAGCCACGATCCCATGTGTCAGAGACTGGCGAACTACAGAGAGATCTCCGTGAACTATCACTTCTCCGCTGAGCAGGATGACTCCAAGGCCTTGGCTGGTTTGCCTGGGAGGGTTTTCTTGGGGAAGCTTCCTGAGTGGACTCCTGACGTTAGGTTCTTCAAGAGCGAGGAGTATCCTAGAGTCCAGCACGCTCAGGACTGCGACGTCCGTGGGACGCTGGCGATTCCTGTGTTTGAGCAAGGGAGTAAGATTTGCTTGGGTGTTATTGAGGTTGTGATGACCACTGAGATGGTTAAACTAAAACCTGAGCTTGAAAGCATCTGCAGAGCTCTTCAGGCTGTTGATCTTAGGAGCACTGAACTTCCTGTTCTGCCTTCTCTAAAG ggATGTGACTTATCATACAAAGCTGCATTACCCGAAATAAGAAACCTCTTGAGATGTGCTTGTGAGACGCACAAACTACCATTAGCTCAGACATGGGTCTCATGTCTCCAACAAAGCAAAAGCGGGTGCCGTCACAACGACGAGAACTACATCCACTGCGTGTCGACGATCGACGATGCTTGCTATCTCGGTGATCCAACCGTCCGTGAGTTCCAAGAAGCTTGCTCTGAGCATCACCTCTTGAAAGGCCAAGGAGTTGCGGGACAAGCCTTCCTGACCAACGGTCCTTGCTTCTCCCCTGACGTCACTAACTACAAGAAGTCAGAGTACCCTCTCTCTCACCATGCTAACATGTTCGGTCTCCACGGCGCGGTTGCGATACGCCTCCGCTGCATCCACACCGGCTCTGCTGATTTCGTTTTGGAGTTCTTTTTGCCTAAGGACTGTGATAATCTTGAGGAGCAGAGGAAGATGCTGAACGCTCTCTCGACCATCATGGCTCATGTGCCTAGGAGCTTGAGGACTGTTACGGATAAGGAGATGGAAGAGGAGAGTGAAGTGATGATAGAAAGGGAGGAGATAGTAACGCCGAAGatagagaacaacaacaacacgcCGGAGCTGCtacatcatcatcctcatcagaGTCTTGGAATGGTGTTTGATGGAGGAGAGAAGCCGCCTCATGATGGGTTTGGTTTGAAAAGAGGTTATGACTTCGCCAGAGATGCTGATATCAATGAGAGCAGCACTTTCACCAGTGGTGGTTTTAATAGTATGGCTGAGAAGAAGCGTACAAAGGCTGATAAGAACATCACTTTGGATGTTCTTAGACAGTACTTCGCTGGGAGTCTTAAAGATGCAGCCAAGAGTATCGGTG tttgtcCAACGACGTTGAAGAGAATATGCAGGCAACATGGTATACAGAGATGGCCATCAAGAAAGATCAAGAAAGTAGGACATTCTCTGCAGAAGATCCAACGAGTGATTGATTCTGTTGAAGGTGTTTCAGGTCCTCTTCCTATAGGCTCCTTCTACGCCAACTTCCCAAACTTAGCCTCACAGGAACCACCCCAACAAGCTAAGACCAcacctccttctcctcctcatcctcctccACCGTTGCAGCTTTCAAAGTCACCTGTTTCTCAATACAGTCACAGTTCAAGCTCTAGCCAATGCTGTTCCAGCGAAACCCAACTAAACAGCAGCGCAGCAACAGCCCATCCTTCTCAAGCCGATGCTTTCAAGAAGGTGAGCAGCGAAGTCGATCTTCAAAGCTCGGTATTGACTCTCTCTAGTTTAGAAAACATCCCTCAAGGTCAAGGCACACACTTGTTGTCGTCATCATCGCAAGATGATGACTCTCTGAGGATTAAGGTTAGCTACGGAGAAGAGAAGATCAGGTTCCGGATGAAGAACTCGCGGAGGTTAAGTGATCTGCTGTGGGAGATAGGGAAGAGGTTTAGCATAGAGGATATGAGCAGGTATGATCTCAAGTACTTAGATGAAGACAGTGAATGGGTTTTGTTGACTTGTGATGAAGATGTAGAAGAGTGTGTAGATGTTTGCAGAACCACACCGAGTCATACCATTAAGCTTCTGCTTCAtgcttctgcttcttctcaTCATTTCCCTGAACGGTCTTCACCTACAGGTTACACTTTATGGCAATGA